Proteins from a genomic interval of Nostoc sp. TCL240-02:
- a CDS encoding LCP family protein, with translation MTIQRSSAEENQSGKASKSNKKISQNSKSGRWLWFWVGMSGIAMVSATAGALLAVSLTSTPLQQAQLSPQEEAAFDGDRISGGVMRFSQLTRPVNLLVMGMSVLPPDIQNPPEDTKNLKYLPQVNSFDGLSDVMLLLKFDPETKKIIMLSIPRDTRTEIEGYGVKKINAANVDGGPALTARTVSNLLGGAGIDRYIRINVLGVAKLIDALGGVTVYVPKNMKYQDDSQHLYINLKAGKQHLGGEQALQLLRFRHDELGDIGRIQRQQMVIRALMDQTLNPATVAQLPKVLDVVKDHIDTNLTVEELVALMGFGVRTNRSNMQMLMLPGRFSEKGEFDASYWLPNKNGIAKLMAQHFGLESEQEQQATATDPGSLRVAIQDSTGGDRSNLQPLIRALEKSGYRNIYIAKAWGEPLEVTHIVAQQGDGNSAESIRDTLGFGEVRVESTGNLGSDVSIQVGQDWLQQKSILEKSLSK, from the coding sequence GTGACCATTCAAAGAAGTTCGGCGGAAGAAAACCAGTCGGGAAAAGCCTCAAAGTCCAATAAAAAAATTTCTCAGAACTCGAAATCTGGACGTTGGCTGTGGTTTTGGGTAGGGATGAGTGGGATTGCAATGGTGTCAGCAACAGCAGGGGCACTTTTGGCGGTGTCTTTAACCAGTACACCTTTGCAGCAAGCCCAGCTAAGTCCACAGGAGGAGGCTGCCTTTGATGGCGATCGCATTTCTGGAGGTGTGATGCGATTTTCACAATTAACTCGCCCAGTGAATCTTTTAGTTATGGGGATGAGCGTACTTCCCCCGGATATCCAAAACCCCCCTGAAGACACTAAAAACCTCAAATACCTGCCGCAGGTAAACTCCTTTGATGGTCTTTCCGATGTCATGCTCTTGCTCAAATTCGATCCAGAGACGAAAAAAATAATTATGCTCTCCATTCCCAGAGATACCCGCACGGAAATAGAGGGGTATGGAGTGAAAAAAATTAATGCTGCTAATGTTGATGGTGGGCCAGCTTTGACTGCCAGAACTGTCAGTAATCTCTTGGGTGGGGCGGGAATTGATCGCTATATCCGAATTAACGTTTTGGGAGTTGCCAAGCTAATCGATGCTTTAGGAGGCGTAACAGTCTACGTCCCCAAAAATATGAAGTATCAAGATGATTCTCAGCATTTGTACATCAATTTGAAGGCGGGTAAGCAGCATCTCGGTGGTGAACAGGCACTGCAATTGTTGCGGTTTCGCCATGACGAACTCGGAGATATTGGTCGGATTCAGAGGCAGCAAATGGTCATTCGTGCGTTGATGGATCAAACACTCAACCCAGCTACTGTTGCTCAATTACCTAAAGTTCTGGATGTTGTTAAAGACCACATCGATACCAATTTGACGGTTGAAGAGTTGGTAGCACTAATGGGTTTTGGGGTGCGGACAAATCGCTCTAATATGCAAATGTTAATGCTGCCAGGTCGCTTTAGTGAGAAAGGCGAGTTTGATGCTAGCTATTGGTTGCCCAACAAAAATGGCATTGCTAAACTGATGGCGCAACACTTTGGTTTGGAGTCAGAACAAGAACAGCAGGCGACCGCGACTGACCCAGGCTCTTTGCGTGTAGCAATTCAAGATAGTACGGGTGGCGATCGCTCTAATCTCCAACCATTAATTAGAGCTTTAGAAAAATCTGGATATCGCAACATTTATATAGCTAAGGCATGGGGTGAACCTCTAGAGGTAACTCACATCGTCGCCCAGCAAGGAGATGGTAACAGTGCCGAATCGATTCGTGACACTTTGGGATTTGGCGAAGTGCGTGTGGAAAGTACTGGCAACCTTGGTTCAGATGTCAGTATTCAAGTAGGTCAGGATTGGTTGCAACAAAAGTCTATTTTGGAGAAGTCACTGAGTAAATAA
- a CDS encoding ferredoxin--nitrite reductase, whose amino-acid sequence MTDTTTKTTSLNKFEKFKAQKDGLAIRDEIEKLAALGWEAMDETDRDHRLKWVGVFFRPVTPGKFMMRLRMPNGILTSSQMSVLAQVVQRYGDDGCADITTRQNIQLRGIRIEDLPDIFNRFHAVGLTSVQSGMDNVRNITGDPVAGLDADELYDTRELVQQIQDMLTNKGQGNPEFSNLPRKFNIAIAGGRDNSVHAEINDLAFVPAFKEGTGDWGLGTGEKSSQSPSPLIPRGGPEFLNPQSPIFGFNILVGGFFSAKRCEAAIPLNAWVAPEDVVTVCRAVLEIFRDHGPRANRQKSRLMWLIDEWGLEKFRAEVESRLGKSLLPAAAKDEIDWEKRDHIGVYKQKQAGLNYVGLNIPVGRLYAGDMFEIARLAEVFGSGEIRFTVEQNIVIPNISDSRLATFLTEPLLERFSVNPGLLARSLVSCTGAQFCNFALIETKNRALAMIKALEEDLIFINPVRIHWTGCPNSCGQPQVADIGLMGTKTRKNGKTLEGVDIYMGGKVGKDAHLGTCVIKGIPCEDLQPFLQDLLIKNFGAKLKQEALLVSNC is encoded by the coding sequence ATGACAGACACAACAACTAAGACTACCAGCCTCAATAAATTCGAGAAATTCAAGGCGCAAAAAGATGGACTCGCCATCAGGGATGAGATAGAGAAACTTGCCGCCTTGGGCTGGGAAGCAATGGACGAAACAGATCGCGATCATCGGCTCAAGTGGGTAGGCGTGTTTTTTCGCCCAGTTACCCCAGGCAAGTTTATGATGCGGTTACGGATGCCTAACGGTATTCTTACCAGCAGTCAGATGAGTGTTTTAGCCCAAGTGGTGCAGCGTTACGGAGATGATGGGTGCGCCGATATTACTACGAGACAGAATATCCAATTACGGGGAATCAGAATTGAAGATTTACCAGATATCTTTAATAGATTTCACGCAGTTGGTTTAACCAGTGTCCAGTCAGGGATGGATAACGTCCGCAATATCACAGGCGATCCGGTGGCGGGGTTGGATGCAGATGAGTTGTACGACACACGAGAATTGGTACAGCAAATTCAAGATATGCTGACCAACAAAGGGCAAGGAAACCCAGAGTTTAGCAACTTACCACGGAAATTTAATATTGCGATCGCAGGTGGAAGAGACAATTCAGTTCACGCTGAAATTAACGATTTAGCTTTTGTTCCAGCATTTAAGGAGGGGACAGGGGACTGGGGACTAGGGACTGGGGAAAAATCTTCCCAATCCCCATCGCCCCTAATCCCTAGAGGGGGCCCCGAGTTCCTCAATCCCCAGTCCCCAATATTTGGTTTTAACATCCTCGTCGGTGGCTTTTTCTCTGCTAAACGCTGTGAAGCGGCGATTCCTCTAAATGCTTGGGTGGCTCCAGAAGATGTGGTAACTGTATGTAGAGCGGTTTTGGAAATATTTCGTGACCACGGCCCGCGTGCTAATCGGCAAAAATCCCGCTTGATGTGGCTAATTGATGAATGGGGTTTAGAAAAGTTTCGAGCAGAAGTAGAAAGCCGTTTGGGTAAATCATTATTACCCGCAGCCGCAAAAGATGAGATCGACTGGGAAAAACGCGACCATATCGGAGTATATAAACAAAAGCAAGCGGGATTAAATTACGTAGGTTTAAATATTCCCGTCGGGCGCTTGTATGCCGGAGATATGTTTGAAATTGCCCGTTTAGCAGAAGTTTTTGGTAGTGGTGAAATCCGCTTTACCGTTGAGCAAAACATAGTTATCCCCAACATATCTGATTCGCGTTTAGCAACATTTTTAACAGAACCGTTGCTAGAAAGATTTTCGGTTAATCCAGGTTTACTGGCGCGGTCGCTAGTATCTTGCACAGGCGCACAATTTTGCAACTTCGCCCTCATCGAAACTAAAAACCGCGCCCTGGCAATGATTAAAGCCCTAGAAGAAGACTTAATCTTCATCAATCCAGTCCGAATTCACTGGACAGGTTGCCCCAACTCTTGCGGCCAGCCCCAAGTTGCAGACATCGGCTTGATGGGAACCAAAACTCGCAAAAATGGCAAAACCCTAGAAGGCGTTGATATTTATATGGGCGGTAAAGTCGGCAAAGACGCTCATTTAGGAACTTGCGTTATCAAAGGCATACCCTGCGAAGACTTGCAGCCATTTTTACAAGACTTATTAATCAAAAACTTCGGGGCAAAACTCAAGCAAGAAGCCCTATTAGTTAGTAACTGCTAG
- a CDS encoding ubiquinol-cytochrome c reductase iron-sulfur subunit: MKRRDFINWVGLGLIASSLPVAIAACSSQTTSATGDWQTVGTSADLDKTGQLLAKNSPAGPVLVVGTSKSASLTAVNPTCTHAGCTVAWKAEAKKFACPCHGSEYGVDGKVLKGPATEALKTYAAKIESNSVQVKPT; the protein is encoded by the coding sequence ATGAAACGTCGTGATTTTATTAATTGGGTAGGTTTGGGTTTGATAGCGAGTTCTCTACCTGTAGCGATCGCAGCTTGTTCTTCTCAAACAACTTCCGCTACTGGCGATTGGCAAACAGTAGGTACTTCGGCAGATTTAGATAAAACTGGTCAATTGCTGGCTAAAAACTCACCTGCTGGGCCTGTGTTGGTAGTCGGCACATCTAAAAGCGCAAGTCTGACAGCTGTTAACCCTACCTGTACTCACGCAGGTTGCACCGTAGCATGGAAAGCCGAGGCAAAAAAATTTGCTTGTCCCTGTCATGGTTCAGAATATGGGGTTGATGGTAAGGTGCTAAAAGGCCCAGCGACAGAAGCGCTTAAAACTTACGCCGCCAAAATTGAGAGTAATTCAGTTCAAGTCAAGCCAACTTAA
- a CDS encoding anthranilate phosphoribosyltransferase family protein: MSNVFRELLKKVGSGNHTGENLTRAEAASATKMMLLGEATPAQIGAFLIAHRIKRPTGEELAGMLDAYDELGPKLQPFDSGRTAIALGIPYDGRTRTAPISPVTALLLAAVGQPVIMHGGDHLPTKYGLPLIDIWQGLGVDWTNLPLAKTQQVFEQTGIGLIYLPQHFPLNNSIWEYRDQLGKRPPLATMELIWCPYAGDAHVIAGFVHPPTEGMFKIALGLRGVTKFTLVKGLEGSCDLPRDRTAIISLSSSVASQEVERLHLVPRDYGFTTKNVPLGTTEELVADMQEVLAGKASELMQTALWNGGFYLWRSGICSDMSEGLAKAEELLSNGAVAAKLQELSQSVNSLSAAFIPV; encoded by the coding sequence ATGAGCAATGTATTTAGGGAATTACTGAAAAAAGTAGGTAGCGGAAACCACACAGGCGAAAATTTAACTCGTGCCGAAGCAGCCAGCGCTACTAAAATGATGCTGCTGGGTGAAGCGACACCAGCCCAAATTGGAGCGTTTTTGATTGCTCATCGAATCAAACGTCCTACGGGGGAAGAGTTAGCGGGAATGTTGGATGCTTATGATGAACTGGGGCCAAAGCTACAACCATTCGACTCTGGCCGAACAGCGATCGCTCTTGGCATCCCTTATGATGGCAGAACCCGCACAGCACCAATTAGCCCGGTAACAGCTTTACTACTCGCCGCAGTTGGACAACCAGTGATAATGCACGGAGGCGATCACCTTCCAACAAAGTACGGCTTACCCCTGATCGATATTTGGCAAGGTTTAGGAGTCGATTGGACTAACCTACCACTAGCAAAAACCCAGCAAGTTTTTGAGCAAACGGGAATCGGTTTGATTTATCTACCTCAGCATTTTCCTTTAAATAACAGTATTTGGGAGTACCGCGACCAACTTGGCAAACGTCCACCCTTGGCGACAATGGAGCTAATTTGGTGTCCTTATGCTGGGGATGCACACGTAATTGCTGGATTTGTGCATCCGCCGACAGAAGGAATGTTTAAGATAGCTCTGGGGCTGCGGGGTGTAACAAAATTTACATTAGTGAAAGGATTGGAAGGTAGTTGCGACTTACCGCGCGATCGCACTGCAATTATCAGCTTATCTTCATCCGTAGCATCCCAAGAGGTAGAACGATTGCACCTCGTACCGCGTGATTACGGTTTTACTACCAAGAACGTACCCCTTGGAACTACTGAAGAATTGGTGGCGGATATGCAGGAGGTTTTGGCAGGTAAAGCAAGCGAACTAATGCAAACAGCCTTGTGGAATGGTGGATTTTATCTATGGCGGAGTGGTATTTGTTCAGATATGTCAGAGGGTTTAGCTAAAGCAGAAGAATTATTAAGCAATGGTGCAGTAGCAGCTAAACTCCAAGAACTCAGCCAGTCAGTAAATTCCCTCTCAGCAGCATTTATACCAGTGTAA
- a CDS encoding LysR family transcriptional regulator, with protein sequence MRLEQLQAFLAIAQTGSFQQAARTSGVTQSTISRQIQALEADLGVELFHRTTHAKLTLGGECLLPRVRKICQEWETATQELADLIAGKQPELCIAVIHSLCGSYLPPVLQKFCHAYPNVQLRVTSLGSDRALKVLKDGLVDLAIVMNNRFLTTGREMVVQVLYDESIEILTAVNHPLAQYEYVPWSELIRYPQVVFKDGYGMQRLIQDRFERMEATLQAALEVNTLDAFRGVVRQGELIALLPQSALLEARLDPTLAVRSLENNNISGLTDGSSLTRRVVMVTTQDRLQIPPIKHFWQLVCENIPLQIDQQRSAS encoded by the coding sequence ATGCGCCTAGAGCAGTTGCAAGCCTTTCTAGCGATCGCACAAACCGGCAGCTTTCAACAAGCAGCGCGAACATCTGGTGTTACCCAATCGACGATTAGTCGCCAAATCCAGGCATTAGAAGCAGATTTAGGTGTAGAACTATTTCACAGAACAACTCATGCAAAATTGACACTGGGAGGTGAATGTTTATTACCCCGTGTCCGCAAAATTTGCCAAGAATGGGAGACAGCTACACAAGAATTAGCTGATTTAATCGCCGGAAAGCAACCAGAACTTTGCATTGCGGTGATTCACTCCTTATGTGGATCTTACTTACCCCCAGTGTTGCAAAAATTTTGTCATGCTTATCCAAATGTGCAATTGCGGGTGACTTCATTGGGAAGCGATCGCGCCTTGAAAGTCCTTAAAGATGGATTGGTGGATTTAGCAATTGTGATGAATAATCGCTTTTTAACCACTGGTAGAGAAATGGTTGTACAAGTACTTTATGATGAATCAATAGAAATTTTAACCGCAGTCAATCATCCCCTGGCACAATATGAATACGTCCCTTGGTCGGAGCTAATTCGTTATCCCCAAGTGGTTTTTAAAGATGGTTATGGGATGCAGCGCTTAATACAAGATAGATTTGAGCGAATGGAAGCTACACTCCAGGCGGCTTTAGAGGTAAATACCCTAGATGCCTTTCGGGGAGTGGTGCGCCAAGGAGAATTAATCGCTTTGCTACCTCAATCAGCATTACTGGAAGCACGTCTTGACCCTACTTTAGCGGTTCGTTCCTTAGAGAACAATAATATTAGTGGTTTAACAGATGGTTCAAGTTTGACTCGGCGGGTAGTTATGGTAACAACTCAAGACCGATTACAAATTCCCCCCATCAAGCACTTTTGGCAACTCGTGTGCGAAAATATTCCATTACAAATTGACCAGCAGCGATCGGCTTCTTAA
- a CDS encoding HEAT repeat domain-containing protein yields MVSNINQLLVQAQTAYNAADWSSLIQYLQQLILGADSKHPEIVKNREYLLRLALSILEVGDFQQRWEITKVLTHLGNIAIPPLIDILEDEDAEEELRWYAARTLGEFQQPEAIAPLVELLKTDEDEELRAIAATALGQMGTVAIAALSELLLNEDTRLLAVRSLSCIPQTETITPLLSVVQDPQATIRTAAIEALSSFHDERVPPILLNALDDIAATVRRAAVLGLGFRPDLRETLDLVTRLQPKLYDFNLDVCCAAAVSLSRMGSDDAAKYLFDVLISLQTPTKLQLETIRALSWVGTPSSLEYLQTAFDQITSGTLWQEIVTVLGRVQKPQTTQAAEILLQILRCLRRASLTQHPATEIVSIKNAIALSLGQLCEMQAIEPLISLLADSNVSVRLHAIAALKNLDGEAAYQKLQQLANNAALTPDLQQGIAIALAEW; encoded by the coding sequence ATCGTGAGTAATATCAACCAGCTTTTGGTGCAAGCCCAGACAGCATACAATGCAGCTGATTGGTCATCATTGATCCAATATTTACAACAATTAATTTTAGGGGCAGACTCGAAACATCCAGAGATAGTTAAAAATCGAGAATATCTGCTGAGATTAGCACTTTCAATTTTAGAGGTGGGAGATTTTCAGCAACGCTGGGAAATCACCAAGGTGTTGACTCACTTGGGAAATATTGCCATCCCACCACTCATTGACATCTTAGAAGACGAAGATGCAGAAGAAGAATTACGCTGGTATGCAGCGCGAACTTTGGGCGAATTTCAGCAGCCAGAGGCGATCGCACCTTTGGTTGAATTGTTGAAAACTGATGAGGATGAAGAACTTAGAGCGATCGCAGCCACAGCACTAGGACAAATGGGTACTGTTGCGATCGCTGCCCTCTCTGAACTTTTATTAAATGAAGATACACGACTTTTAGCAGTGCGATCGCTTTCCTGCATCCCTCAAACAGAAACCATCACACCACTGTTGAGTGTAGTGCAAGATCCACAAGCAACAATCCGCACTGCTGCAATTGAAGCCCTCAGCAGCTTTCATGACGAACGTGTACCACCAATATTGTTAAACGCTTTGGATGATATCGCCGCTACAGTTAGGCGTGCAGCAGTGCTTGGTTTAGGTTTTCGCCCCGACTTACGCGAAACCTTGGATTTGGTGACAAGATTGCAACCCAAGCTTTACGACTTTAATCTTGATGTTTGTTGTGCAGCCGCAGTTTCCCTTTCTCGGATGGGTAGTGATGACGCTGCAAAATATTTATTTGATGTGCTAATTTCACTTCAGACACCAACAAAGTTGCAATTAGAAACCATCCGCGCTTTAAGTTGGGTGGGTACACCATCTAGTTTGGAATATTTGCAAACAGCATTTGATCAAATCACTTCAGGGACACTTTGGCAAGAAATTGTCACAGTTTTAGGGCGAGTACAAAAGCCCCAAACTACACAAGCCGCAGAAATATTATTGCAAATATTGCGATGCCTTCGGCGAGCTTCGCTAACGCAGCATCCAGCCACAGAAATTGTTAGTATAAAAAATGCGATCGCTCTATCTTTAGGACAGTTATGCGAAATGCAAGCTATTGAACCATTGATTTCACTGTTAGCCGATTCTAATGTATCGGTGAGACTGCACGCGATCGCTGCACTAAAAAATTTGGATGGGGAAGCCGCATATCAAAAATTGCAGCAGTTAGCAAATAATGCTGCACTCACACCAGATTTGCAACAAGGAATAGCGATCGCTTTGGCTGAGTGGTAA